One region of Alosa alosa isolate M-15738 ecotype Scorff River chromosome 1, AALO_Geno_1.1, whole genome shotgun sequence genomic DNA includes:
- the spdya gene encoding LOW QUALITY PROTEIN: speedy protein A (The sequence of the model RefSeq protein was modified relative to this genomic sequence to represent the inferred CDS: deleted 1 base in 1 codon), with translation MRKRCQRWSTTPPSVTVRINPSTAHSLQLKRGLRMKRPNIQEVQGPPEKSHNGRGHDDAAQRYLSWGPTLVIKRQEMAAYFRLFDDGLIQDFLWMDCCCKITDKYLLAMTFVYFRRAHFSIHEHNRTNFFIALYLANAMEEDDEEGKYEIFPWALGKSWRKQFPGFLKQRDKLWARIEYRAAVSRRCCEEVMAIVPTHFIWQRVRAEHHSGAQRQYRDRDEVHLPRGPSAGSPEPCGLCAKSAALPPRPRPTSSSSSSSSSSCCFDDDSSANHNSPAVSSSSPLPFSLSLSLESTPPPPPARGRVPARPSRRNRQRRVCLCCSQDPTVGDLVCEAEHDPTMDWIGEE, from the exons ATGAGGAAGCGATGCCAAAGATGGAGTACAACACCTCCCTCAGTAACTGTGCGCATCAACCCCTCCACTGCACACAGTCTTCAGCTAAAGAGAGGCCTTCGGATGAAACGACCAAATATTCAAGAGGTGCAAGGCCCGCCAGAGAAGAGTCATAACGGCCGGGGTCATGACGACGCTGCTCAGAGATATCTCTCGTGGGGTCCCACTCTTGTGATTAAGCGTCAGGAGATGGCAGCTTACTTCAGACTATTTG ATGATGGCCTTATACAGGATTTCTTATGGATGGATTGTTGCTGTAAAATCACAGACAAG TATTTGCTGGCAATGACATTCGTCTACTTCAGAAGGGCTCATTTCAGCATTCATGAACACAACAGAACTAACTTCTTCATAGCACT TTACCTGGCTAACGCTATGGAGGAGGACGACGAGGAGGGCAAGTACGAGATCTTCCCCTGGGCGCTGGGGAAGAGTTGGCGGAAACAGTTCCCAGGATTCCTGAAGCAGAGGGACAAACTGTGGGCACGCATCGAGTACCGGGCAGCTGTCAGTCGCCGCTGCTGTGAGGAG GTTATGGCTATTGTGCCGACCCACTTCATCTGGCAGCGGGTACGTGCGGAGCACCACAGCGGGGCACAGCGCCAGTACCGTGACCGGGACGAGGTGCACCTGCCCCGCGGGCCGTCTGCCGGCTCCCCCGAGCCCTGTGGCCTCTGTGCCAAAAGCGCCGCCCTC CCGCCTCGGCCTCggcccacctcctcctcctcctcctcctcctcctcctcctgctgcttcGACGACGACTCCTCCGCCAACCACAACTCCCCTgccgtctcctcctcctcgccgcTCCCCTTCAGCCTGTCACTCTCTCTAGAGAGcacgccgcctcctcctcctgcccgagGCAGAGTGCCCGCCAGGCCCAGCAGGCGGAACAGGCAACGCCGCGTCTGCCTATGCTGCTCTCAGGACCCCACAG TTGGAGACCTGGTGTGTGAGGCAGAACATGACCCTACAATGGACTGGATTGGCGAAGAGTAA
- the trmt61b gene encoding tRNA (adenine(58)-N(1))-methyltransferase, mitochondrial, with the protein MSFSLQLRQAVVVTPRLARQYGVLRGDCHVCLWLNVTTSARHFGSSEDGSSSESPAPGRSRLPLKTTLLGRRRSLSPLERVSRLLPQESLSPDVWQLREGQQEGDEEQSAQGDALNGDIHTYQQIEGSQVEIKRQAEVDSVSGDEGLTSVDSVTPSECVDSSQDSHVGLPGERPLTYGEVVLAERRREKQIGFRKMFPLELGGKLHSTWGWLSHGTIAESPSGSLLRTSLGIPLLLRRPSLEEFTLYMKRGPTISYPKDCAAMLTMMDVNEGDSVLESGSGSGAMSLFLSRAVGSKGRVLSVEVRDDHHRRAALNYKRWRTSWSLRRGEDWPDNVQFHKADLQTAGPLLTGWGFNSMALDMMNPHLVLPAALPHLHPGAVCAVYLANVTQIVDLLEGIRCSKLPLVCERIIEVQYRDWLLAPSFRKDGSFNSRRALSEANPEEEEEDDESSGEDKEEARSPASRPFGSVPYIARPHPEQGGHTAFLVRLRKILK; encoded by the exons ATGTCATTCAGTTTGCAGTTAAGGCAGGCTGTCGTTGTGACACCCAGACTAGCTCGACAATATGGTGTTCTGAGAGGGGACTGTCACGTCTGCCTCTGGCTAAATGTCACAACCAGTGCGAGACACTTTGGGTCCAGCGAGGACGGTAGCAGCTCAGAGAGCCCTGCCCCTGGGCGTTCACGGTTACCCCTTAAAACGACACTGTTAGGCAGACGGAGATCCCTGTCACCCTTAGAAAGGGTCAGTCGTCTACTGCCACAGGAAAGCCTGAGCCCTGACGTGTGGCAGTTGCGGGAGGGCCAACAGGAGGGTGATGAAGAGCAGAGTGCTCAGGGTGATGCTTTGAATGGAGACATTCACACTTATCAGCAGATAGAGGGAAGTCAGGTGGAGATCAAGAGACAAGCGGAAGTGGACAGTGTTTCGGGTGATGAAGGCCTCACCTCGGTAGATTCTGTGACACCTTCGGAGTGCGTGGACTCCAGTCAGGACTCTCACGTCGGTCTTCCTGGAGAACGACCGCTAACCTACGGAGAAGTTGTCCTGGCCGAGCGACGGAGGGAAAAACAGATCGGCTTTCGGAAGATGTTCCCGCTGGAGTTGGGGGGGAAGCTGCACAGCACCTGGGGTTGGCTCTCGCACGGCACCATCGCCGAGAGCCCCTCAGGCTCGCTCCTCCGCACGTCTCTGGGCATCCCTCTGCTCTTGCGTCGGCCCAGTCTGGAGGAGTTCACCCTGTACATGAAGAGAGGCCCAACCATCAGCTACCCTAAG GACTGCGCTGCCATGTTGACCATGATGGATGTGAACGAGGGGGACAGCGTGCTGGAGTCCGGCTCTGGATCAGGAGCCATGAGTCTCTTCCTGTCCAGAGCAG TGGGCTCTAAGGGCAGAGTTTTGAGTGTGGAGGTGAGGGACGACCACCACAGACGAGCCGCCCTCAACTACAAGCGCTGGCGGACATCTTGGAGCCTGCGAAGAGGAGAGGATTGGCCAGACAATGTGCAGTTCCACAAGGCAGACCTGCAGACTGCTGGACCACTCCTGACCGGCTGGGGCTTCAACTCA ATGGCACTGGATATGATGAACCCTCACCTCGTTCTGCCCGCCGCCCTGCCACACCTTCACCCaggggctgtgtgtgctgtctaTTTGGCAAA TGTGACGCAGATAGTTGATTTGCTGGAGGGAATCCGCTGTTCCAAACTACCTCTGGTTTGTGAGCGCATCATCGAGGTGCAGTACCGGGATTGGTTACTGGCCCCGTCATTCAGGAAAGACGGCAGCTTCAACAGCAGGAGAGCTCTGTCAGAGGCGAAtcctgaagaggaggaggaggatgacgaATCCAGTGGTGAAGACAAAG AGGAAGCCCGCAGTCCAGCCTCCAGGCCGTTCGGCAGTGTGCCATATATCGCAAGACCGCACCCAGAGCAGGGAGGACACACGG CGTTCCTGGTGAGATTGCGGAAGATTCTGAAATAG